In Nostoc sp. GT001, a genomic segment contains:
- a CDS encoding endonuclease, with the protein MSSFRKVLQALCFIVFLALWLPSGIAHGVQVTSLVGSPTQLTITTFNVENLDPKKENVSKVDGGSARNVDDDVKNGKFAALANQIVTNLEAPDIIALQEVQDNDGAELSSVVDATLTANTLISSIQSVGGPAYKYREIPPQNGLDGGQPGGNIRVGFLFNPQRVKLQKLERFADDPAFLKSRKPLVGEFTFNDIPITLINNHFASKSGGAASDPKRIQQATIVNKFVENRLTTDPNANIVVLGDLNDTPDSQAIKILEGNQLKNLVNKIPQDDRFSYVFRGNKEQIDQILITPNLFNNGNPEINAVHVNAGISRVVSDHDPVIARFSLSAISGTTPISSVPVSSPEPAVTPGTILSGVTGDDLLEKLDSLYSPRASLGYGSARDLLYTKIDNQSGTVTDIYAGYSVPIDPNADKPREEAAQRRINAEHVWPQSMGAEGPAKSDLHNLFASRVEVNSDRANFPFADIPDNQTTSWYLDDDELSFKPNPQDIDKYSEFKRGFFEPREAKKGDIARVIFYFRTVYPELANASFFEAQKDTLCKWQADDPIDAGEVARSHAIAKTPQGNDNPFVLDSTLPQRTYCN; encoded by the coding sequence ATGAGTTCTTTCCGAAAAGTCTTGCAAGCGCTATGCTTTATCGTTTTTCTTGCATTGTGGCTTCCTTCAGGAATCGCTCATGGTGTACAAGTTACATCTTTGGTAGGAAGTCCTACGCAATTAACGATTACCACCTTTAACGTCGAAAACCTCGATCCTAAAAAGGAAAACGTCTCTAAGGTTGATGGTGGGTCGGCCAGAAATGTAGATGATGATGTAAAAAACGGTAAGTTTGCAGCTTTAGCAAACCAGATTGTTACTAATCTTGAAGCACCAGACATTATTGCTTTGCAAGAAGTACAAGACAATGATGGAGCTGAGTTAAGTTCTGTAGTTGATGCTACTCTGACTGCTAACACTCTCATCAGTTCTATCCAATCTGTAGGAGGCCCAGCCTATAAATATCGGGAAATTCCTCCTCAGAACGGACTTGATGGAGGCCAACCAGGTGGCAATATCCGGGTAGGCTTTTTGTTCAATCCTCAACGAGTTAAGCTACAAAAGCTTGAACGCTTTGCGGACGATCCAGCTTTTTTAAAAAGTCGCAAACCTTTAGTGGGTGAATTTACTTTCAACGATATTCCTATCACCCTGATAAACAATCACTTTGCGTCCAAAAGCGGAGGAGCAGCTTCCGACCCAAAACGGATACAGCAGGCAACAATTGTGAACAAATTTGTCGAAAATCGCTTAACTACTGACCCCAATGCAAATATTGTCGTTCTTGGCGATCTAAACGATACTCCAGACTCCCAGGCGATTAAAATCCTTGAAGGAAATCAGCTGAAAAATTTGGTAAACAAAATTCCTCAAGATGACCGCTTCTCTTATGTCTTTCGAGGAAATAAGGAACAAATTGACCAAATCCTGATTACCCCAAACTTGTTTAACAATGGAAATCCTGAGATCAATGCTGTTCACGTTAACGCAGGGATTTCTAGAGTAGTCAGCGATCACGACCCTGTGATTGCTCGATTTAGTCTATCAGCTATTAGTGGGACTACTCCCATTTCATCAGTCCCAGTTAGCAGTCCTGAACCAGCAGTTACACCAGGCACAATTCTTTCTGGTGTCACAGGAGATGATTTACTGGAAAAATTAGATAGCCTTTACTCCCCTCGTGCTAGCCTCGGATATGGTAGTGCCCGTGATTTGCTCTACACCAAAATAGATAACCAAAGCGGTACAGTAACGGACATCTACGCTGGTTATAGTGTTCCGATTGACCCAAATGCAGATAAACCCAGAGAGGAAGCTGCACAACGCAGAATTAATGCTGAACACGTTTGGCCACAGAGTATGGGAGCTGAAGGCCCAGCAAAAAGTGATTTGCATAACCTCTTTGCTTCACGTGTGGAAGTTAACAGCGATCGCGCCAACTTTCCATTTGCAGATATTCCTGATAATCAAACTACGTCTTGGTATCTCGATGATGATGAACTAAGTTTCAAACCAAATCCGCAGGATATTGACAAATACAGTGAATTCAAACGGGGATTCTTTGAACCACGGGAGGCAAAGAAAGGAGATATTGCTCGCGTAATTTTCTATTTCCGCACAGTCTACCCAGAACTGGCAAATGCAAGCTTCTTTGAAGCACAAAAGGATACTCTCTGTAAGTGGCAAGCAGACGATCCAATTGATGCTGGTGAGGTAGCACGCAGTCATGCGATCGCTAAAACACCCCAAGGTAATGATAATCCCTTCGTGTTAGATTCTACCCTGCCACAACGAACCTACTGCAACTAA
- a CDS encoding ribonuclease Z — MQITFLGTSSGVPTRSRNVSSVALRLPQRAELWLFDCGEGTQHQIMRSELKMSQLSRIFITHMHGDHIFGLMGLLATCGLAGNVERIDIYGPPGLNDYIQSASRYSYTHFSYPIKVHAIRPGVIYEDDDFTVSCGNLHHRITAFGYRVAEKDRAGRFDVEKAKALQIPPGRVYGQLKRGETVTLADGRVIDGTQLCGPTEIGRKIAYCTDTIYCDGAVQLAHDADVLIHEATFAHQDADMAFQRLHSTTTMAAQTALAAGARRLIMSHFSPRYAPGNTLELKDLLKEARAIFPRTDMAHDFMIHEVPRRREIELTKVSV; from the coding sequence GTGCAGATAACATTCTTAGGGACGAGTTCCGGTGTACCCACGCGATCGCGCAATGTTTCCAGTGTCGCTCTGAGATTACCCCAGAGGGCAGAACTCTGGTTATTTGACTGTGGCGAAGGTACTCAGCATCAAATTATGCGGAGTGAACTCAAAATGAGTCAACTCTCCCGAATTTTTATCACCCACATGCACGGCGACCATATCTTTGGCTTGATGGGACTTCTTGCTACTTGCGGCTTGGCTGGTAATGTGGAACGAATTGATATCTATGGGCCACCTGGATTAAATGATTACATTCAATCCGCTTCACGTTACTCTTACACACACTTTTCTTACCCAATCAAAGTTCACGCCATCCGTCCAGGGGTAATTTATGAAGACGATGACTTCACCGTTAGCTGTGGTAATTTGCATCATCGGATTACAGCTTTCGGCTACCGCGTAGCCGAAAAAGACCGAGCCGGACGCTTTGATGTGGAAAAAGCCAAGGCGTTGCAAATTCCTCCTGGCCGGGTTTACGGTCAACTCAAGCGCGGTGAAACTGTTACTCTTGCGGACGGACGGGTGATTGATGGCACCCAATTGTGCGGCCCTACAGAAATTGGTCGAAAGATTGCCTATTGTACAGACACAATTTATTGTGATGGTGCAGTGCAATTAGCTCATGATGCAGATGTATTAATTCACGAAGCAACCTTTGCCCATCAAGATGCAGATATGGCTTTCCAACGGTTGCATTCTACAACGACAATGGCAGCGCAAACAGCTTTAGCTGCTGGGGCGCGTCGGCTGATTATGAGTCATTTCAGTCCCCGCTATGCTCCCGGAAATACCTTGGAGTTAAAGGATCTTCTCAAGGAAGCTCGTGCTATTTTTCCCCGTACTGATATGGCTCACGATTTTATGATTCATGAAGTACCCAGACGACGGGAAATAGAGTTAACCAAGGTAAGCGTTTAA